From candidate division WOR-3 bacterium:
AGAGTACCGTCATTCGCATCACAAACAAGCTGCGGCTGGTCTGCCGGCATACGCCAGGCACCAGGACTCGGACTCGTCGCCGTCGCAATCCACCAACCACCCGGCTCACTGTAATACGTACTCGGACTGTTCACCACCGTGATATTCCCTGATACCTCATCCCAGTGGAAAATCTTGGACGCCTCATAATAACCACCAGCATCTACCTTTCTGCCCGCCCAGACAATGTGCAGATTGTCGCTGTCATCAAAGATCGCATTCACATTACAATAGGCACGCACCGTGTCTGAAGGCTGATAATTGGTGATATTGATCCGTGAACCCCAGGTTGCACCACCGTCGGTCGAAAGCATATAATAGACGTCATTGTCGAGCTGACCACCGGCGATTGAATCAGTGATGAATGAGGTGTACACGAACACGACTTTGTCAGAATTATGCGAGGCACGCAAAAACTGAGATAAACAGGCACAGGAATCAATGTCGGTAATCGCGGTCCAGGACGCACCTTCATCAGTTGTGACGAATAAATGAAGGGCATCCGCATTATAGTCACCAGTCGCCATTACGATGTTGCCGTTGCTCGCTGCACAGACATAGGGCCAGACATAATAATTTTGGTTTATTGTCGTCGGATTATTGGGCCAGGTGCCCCAGACGTTTCCTCCATCGATATCAAGCCAGCTTAAATAATTCGGCGCACCGAATTCATGGTACACAATTACGGTTCTCTGGTTATCCGGGTTGGCGTCACGGGTGACGTCCAGCTGCACATAACCGGTATAAGACGGACATGCCTGGGTTTCGCCGTAATACGAACCGTCAGTGAAGCGGGCGTTCCAGGCGCAATATCTCATTGTCTGGCCCGGATAATCCTGCCACATCCAGTTGATGTGCGCCTGGCCGTAATCATCGACCATTATCCTCTGACCGAAACTGCCGTTCGCCTGATACTCGTAGGCGGTTGTTCCGATCTGATCACCAGGACCACGACCGCCGAGATACGGCGTTACCGATGTATGAGTGATGGGTTCATCACCCACAATCCTGGCGCAAGGCTCAAGGCTGGCCTTGCGGGGTGTAACTGCAACACCCGCTGTGATAAGAAGTGTTATTATAACCAGTCCACGCTTGATAAGCATTACTCCTCCTTTCTTTTCTATATTAACTCATATCTTTGGCGATGTCAAGAGAACCATGGGGTCAAATCATTTGATTGACAATTTTTGAATTCTGCATTATAATTCAATATGTCTTACAGAATGCGAATCCTGTTCATATTGATTCTTTCGCTCCTTTTCTGTAATCGAAGTGAAAGGGTCAGCGAAGTTATTGACGGCGATACTTTCCGGACTGAAAAAGGTGAGACCGTACGCCTTCTCGGTATCAACACGCCGGAAATGGGTGAGCCGGGTGCGGATATCGCAAAAAATTTTCTTAAACTTATGGTTCAGGACAAAGAGGTGCGTTTGGAAAAGGATGTTACTGACAGAGATGATTTTGGCAGGTTGCTGAGATACGTCTTTGTCGAAGAGATCCCTGTCAACGCCGAGCTTGTACGCATGGGGCTTGCCGAAGTCAGATTCTATCCTCCGGATACTGCATATAAGAAGGAGTTTGAATTTCTTGAAAAAAGAGCGGTTCAGGTAAATCGAGGATTATGGGCTTTTCCGGTTTTTCAGTTACCCGACACCCTCGGCGGGATTCCAGAAGAAAAGCATAAAGAAGAAGAGGTGGAAGATGTCATTTCATGGCTTGACGCCGCAAAATATTACGGTCAGATAAAGACCGTGGAAGGGAAGATCGTATTGACGAACAACACGGGCAAGGTTTGCTTTCTTAATTTCCATGCAGACTGGAAAAGATACTTCACCGCAGTGATTTTTGCAGGGGATTTTGATAAGTTTCCCCGACATCCCGAGGATTATTATTTGAATAAAAGAGTGAGGGTGAGGGGATTGATTAAAAAATACCGGGACAAACCCGAGATTATACTGAAGAGCCCGGAACAGATTAAGGTTATTGAATAATCTATTCGCCGATGAGCTGAACGACGATTTTGCGCTGCCGCGGTCGGTTATCGAACTCAGCGAGCACCACCTGTTGCCAGGTTCCCAACAAGAGTTTTTTATCTTCAAAAGGTATTGTCAGAGACGGTCCCTGAAGAGCCGCTCGTAAATGGCTGTATCCGTTGGCGTCACCCCAGGTTTCGTCATGGTGATAATGTTTGGTGCGCGGTATCAACCTGTCGAATAATTCCTGGATGTCTTTTATCAACCCCGGTTCAAATTCAAATGTGGTTATCGCTGCAGTGGAACCGATGTGGAAGACAGTGAGGTTGCCCCGGGACAGACCTGATTCCCTGAGGCATTCCGCGAGCCGTTCGGTCAGGTCAATCAGAGTACCGGTGCCCTCGGTTTCAACCTTCAGTTTTTTTGTTATTATCTTCATTTGCACCTCCTTGTGGTTTAAACAGGATCTGGGGCAGTTTGTTATCCGGTGTTTTTATTATACGTACCTCGATCTGATATATCTCCTTAAGGGTATGTTCGTTAATAAGTTCCCGGGTTGAACCACGGGCATATATCTGTCCTTGATGCATAATCGTCAACTGTCGGCAAAAGAGGCTCGCTAAATTCAGGTCATGGTGTACGATGATCACGGTGAGACCGGTTTGATTGAGCTTTCGCAGCAGTTCCATTATCCGATATTGATGCTGGAGATCGAGGTGACTGGTCGGTTCATCAAGGACGAGAATACGGGGCTCCTGAGCCAGCGCCCGTGCAAGAACGACGCGTTGTTTTTCACCTGAAGACAGGGAATTAATCGGCCGTGTTCTGAAATCAAGGATATCTGCATAAGAAAAAGCCCGCTCGATTGTCTGGTGGTCTTCATTGCTCAGGCGCTGGAACGGTTGAAGATAGGGATACCTTCCCATGGTAACGATCTCTTCGACCGTGAAGTTTAAAGTGAAATGGGTCTCCTGGGGTACAAAGGCGATATATTTGGCACGACTTTTATCGTCCAGTTTATTCAGGGAGTGCCCGAAGAGGTTTATGGTTCCTTGTCGTGGTTTGAGTATGCCGCAGCATATCCTGAGAAGCGTTGATTTTCCTGCGCCGTTGGGACCGATGATTCCGAGAAATTCTCCTTCGTCTATTGAAAGGGATATGTTCTTGAGTACGTTTGTATCGTGGTAGGCGAAACTTACATCTTTGATCTCCAGTATCCTGTTTTTATAGCGGTTCATCTTTGATATAGATAGATAAAGAACGGCACCCCGATGAGTGAGGTGACGACGCCGACCGGCAATTCATATATCGAAATGCTCCGGGCGAGGGTGTCGGCAAGCAAAAGGAAGATTGCACCCAGAACAAAGGAAGCAGGAAGGTTATGGATATGTTTCGGCCCGAATAATAATTTTGCGATATGGGGGACGACCAGTCCGACGAATCCTATGGCGCCGACGAGCGAGACAGTCAAGCCGATAAGGAGTGATACAAAGATGAAAACCATAATGGAAATCTTCTGGATATCAACGCCCAGACCGGCGGCGGTTTCTATTCCCTGTGAAATTATGTCAAGCTCACGGTGATAGCGGTAGAGCAGTGCCGTCAGAACAAGCGAAATCAAGATCAATAATGTGATATATATTCTATTTGAAGAATTTATGATAATCCCCAGATATCCCATAAGCAGATAGAGAATTTCGTATAATTCCCGTCCACCCAGGACCATAATGATCATTACCAGAGAAGAGCAGAAGAAGCTCATAACCACACCGGCGAGTATTAATCGGTCACGTAAAATTCCTCCTTTGATACGGGCGATAAGAAAGACGCTGAAGCCGGTTCCCAGGGCGCCGAGAAAGGCGAATAACGGATTTATCGTTCCGAACAGCAGAATACCGATTGATCCTCCGAGAGCCGCCCCGGATGCTGACCCGAGTGTGTAAGGTTCAACCAGAGGATTACCAAAAAGACCCTGGAGCACAGCGCCGCAGAACGCCATAATCCCGCCGGCGAAAACAGCGAGGATTACCCTTGATACCCTCAATTGGATGATTTCATTTGTAAGCCGGGCAGGTCCTACAACGAGACTGATGATGACCGCCAGAACAAAGATGATGATTACGGGCAGAATTTTATTCAAGAATAATCCTTTTCAGTTCTTTCAGTCCTTGAACCAGGCGCGGACCAGGCCGCATAAGACAATCCTGTTCAAGCCCGCTGTAAATTCGCTGATTCTTTACCGCCGGGATTTCCGCCCAGCCGAGGCGCTCGCCAATTCCGTCGGGATGGAGAACGATTATGATTTCAGGGTTCCTCTTTATGACCTGTTCCTGGGTTACAACAGGATAGTCCCTGGTCAGGTCCTGAAAAATGTTGTAACCGCCCGCCATTTCAATCAACTCGTTGAGAAACGTGCTTGCTCCGATCGTGACAAGTGGGCGGGATGACAGTTCAACATATACCCTTTTTCTTTCTTTTATCTTTATCGGCTTTAGATTCTTCTTCATATACGCGATGAGGGAATCCGCTTTTTTCTCTTTTTTTACCAAGGCGGCGATGGCGGTTATTTCCCGATAGATATCTTCAATTGTCCGGGGAGAGGAAACAAAGGTCTTTATCCGCAGCTGGTCGAGCTGATTCTTGATTCTTTTCTGCTCCGGTATATTGACCACAACCAGGTCGGGTTTCAATCCGATGATTCTTTCCATTGACGGATTGGAAAAATCACCGACTTTATAAAGTTCCTTCGCTTCCGCCGGGTAGTCACAGAAAGTCGTCACTCCGACAAGATTCTTCTCCGCACCGATAGCAAATAGAATTTCGGTCATCGCCGGCGAAAGCGATACAATTCTGAATTCAGGGGATAGGATGTCCTTTCTGCAGGTAAGAACCATCGTGAGAACAGAGAGCATCAGCGGCAGAAATTTCATCCAGATTTTTGAAGACGACTGCGGTTCTTTTGACATTTTCAAGAAGAAGGCTCTTGAATTATTTAAAGAGTCCTTTTATTTTTTTCTTTCCTTCTTCGAGCAGTTCTTTCTTCTTCTTCTCTTTCTCTTCTTCGAATTTCTTACGCAATTCATCAAGAATCTTACCGCGCTTTATGAACTCCTTGAATTCTTCTGCAAAGGTGACGATTTCAAGCTCTGAAAGTTTGTCGATGAACGGCGCCGGTTCACCTTTTTTTATTTTTGATTTGAAATGTTCATCCAGCAATACCTCTTTAGCGCCTTCGAGTACGCTTTTGACCGCAACCTTACCTTCGAATACACTGAAGGAACTTGAACCGTCTTCTTCGATCCTTGTTTTAAATGTAGTACCTCTGATAAATGCCTGCGCGGCTTCGGTCCGTACTTCGTATTCATCACCTTTGTTCAATTTCGTCACCTTGGCGACGATTTCCCCGAGTGAAGCAAAGATGCGGTGAAAGATACCTTTTTCTGTCTCTTCTTTTCTTTCTATCTTTATACTGGAGTTCGGCTCGAGATGAATCAGGGAATAGTTGCTGAACTGGACTTCACACTCGGATTCATCCTTTGTGGTGATGATATCGTCCACATACAGAGGTGTGTTCAATACCGCTGAATAAAGTTTGCCGCCGCGTTCGATGTGGACGGTTCCAACCATATACGAAATTTTTGCCGGGATTTCCGTATTAAAGAAAAATAATGTTAATGCACTTAAAAAGATATTCATTCTTCTGCTCTCCTCTTTGTTTTACCTTCAAGATATTCATTCCACAATTTCGCATAATTTTTCGATTTTATCCTGTTTATATTCAGTTCATTATGAACGAAATCTTCAAACTTTGCATAAGCCGTCAGTTCGAGTCTTCTCTGCCATAATATCAGGGGCATACCGATGAAGATCGTGTAGAGTATCAAAAATTGCGAACCATAACCAAAACTCAAAGAAATAATAAGAAGCATTAAGCTCAGATAAAAGACCGATATATTCCTTGAGGTGATTGTCTTTTTATTGAAGGTACCCCAGCGTAAAACAATGGAAAATATGAGAAGAAGTATACCGATTATCTGTAAGACGGGATACAATCCTATTTGATTTCTCTGCCACCATACCATTGTGGCGTTGCCGATGATGAATGATGAGTAGAAGAAAAGGGCGAAGAGTGTCCGTATGGGCAGGGGGTATAATCGCGCGGGCAGATAACCGGACTGAAAAAAAAGTCGTTTTTCGTAATATTCGACCCCCAGCCAGACAATCAATATCATTGTGTAGATGTAGACTAAAAGCCAGTTCTTGAAGGGGCTTAAGAAATTATAGAAGAATATACTTGAATAAAGATAAATGAAAACAAGCCAGAGTAATCTACGCCATTTCAATTTCATTT
This genomic window contains:
- a CDS encoding heme ABC transporter ATP-binding protein, with amino-acid sequence MNRYKNRILEIKDVSFAYHDTNVLKNISLSIDEGEFLGIIGPNGAGKSTLLRICCGILKPRQGTINLFGHSLNKLDDKSRAKYIAFVPQETHFTLNFTVEEIVTMGRYPYLQPFQRLSNEDHQTIERAFSYADILDFRTRPINSLSSGEKQRVVLARALAQEPRILVLDEPTSHLDLQHQYRIMELLRKLNQTGLTVIIVHHDLNLASLFCRQLTIMHQGQIYARGSTRELINEHTLKEIYQIEVRIIKTPDNKLPQILFKPQGGANEDNNKKTEG
- a CDS encoding thermonuclease family protein; amino-acid sequence: MSYRMRILFILILSLLFCNRSERVSEVIDGDTFRTEKGETVRLLGINTPEMGEPGADIAKNFLKLMVQDKEVRLEKDVTDRDDFGRLLRYVFVEEIPVNAELVRMGLAEVRFYPPDTAYKKEFEFLEKRAVQVNRGLWAFPVFQLPDTLGGIPEEKHKEEEVEDVISWLDAAKYYGQIKTVEGKIVLTNNTGKVCFLNFHADWKRYFTAVIFAGDFDKFPRHPEDYYLNKRVRVRGLIKKYRDKPEIILKSPEQIKVIE
- a CDS encoding YjbQ family protein, producing MKIITKKLKVETEGTGTLIDLTERLAECLRESGLSRGNLTVFHIGSTAAITTFEFEPGLIKDIQELFDRLIPRTKHYHHDETWGDANGYSHLRAALQGPSLTIPFEDKKLLLGTWQQVVLAEFDNRPRQRKIVVQLIGE
- a CDS encoding cobalamin-binding protein, which codes for MSKEPQSSSKIWMKFLPLMLSVLTMVLTCRKDILSPEFRIVSLSPAMTEILFAIGAEKNLVGVTTFCDYPAEAKELYKVGDFSNPSMERIIGLKPDLVVVNIPEQKRIKNQLDQLRIKTFVSSPRTIEDIYREITAIAALVKKEKKADSLIAYMKKNLKPIKIKERKRVYVELSSRPLVTIGASTFLNELIEMAGGYNIFQDLTRDYPVVTQEQVIKRNPEIIIVLHPDGIGERLGWAEIPAVKNQRIYSGLEQDCLMRPGPRLVQGLKELKRIILE
- a CDS encoding iron ABC transporter permease is translated as MNKILPVIIIFVLAVIISLVVGPARLTNEIIQLRVSRVILAVFAGGIMAFCGAVLQGLFGNPLVEPYTLGSASGAALGGSIGILLFGTINPLFAFLGALGTGFSVFLIARIKGGILRDRLILAGVVMSFFCSSLVMIIMVLGGRELYEILYLLMGYLGIIINSSNRIYITLLILISLVLTALLYRYHRELDIISQGIETAAGLGVDIQKISIMVFIFVSLLIGLTVSLVGAIGFVGLVVPHIAKLLFGPKHIHNLPASFVLGAIFLLLADTLARSISIYELPVGVVTSLIGVPFFIYLYQR